In Aptenodytes patagonicus chromosome 21, bAptPat1.pri.cur, whole genome shotgun sequence, the genomic stretch CTGGGTCTGAAAAGTGCAACATTAAAACAAGCCATGAAGTGTTTAAGCTCGGTGTATAAAGGATAACACTGGGTTATAACTCAGAGGCACAGAAAATTTTGGAAACATCATCTTGAAGTAAaggcaataaaattattttctctgttgatGATTTGTTGCAATATTTCCAATTTATAAATTCGTTTGTGTCTTTGCAAAATCTCTTGAAATGCTGTCAAGTCAGAATGGTATTGTTTTGTGAGTAACGGCTGCAAATGAAAACTTACGGGACAATTCCATTGGTTTCAGTTgtggaaaagaatgagaaattgtTGGACCGATTTTTATGGTACTTGAAATGGTGAGATAACTGCTTGCGGAGCTGAGCACTGAAATGTGGAGTAATGAATCAGCTTCTGAAGATCCATTTGTTTGTATCAGAGTTGTGtttacacaggattttttttcaaatacacgagaataaaaggaaaagttagAGCTGGTCTTTCTTACAAAGTGGAATCATAGAATTCATTAGTACAAAGGTACTGAATTTGGGGAGACTCAGGCTGCTGAACTGAATGAGTAAGGTACTGCGTAATATTGGACATAAATCCATTGCTATGAGGTTGAATCCCCAGAAAACCTAACCAGCATTTCTCGAAAGATGTATTGCAACAAACACTATGGTATTCACAGATCAATAGCTGGATGAAACAACTGTAATTGTAAGGGAAAATATCAGTGAGACTAATGGAATGATGTATGTTGATTAAGGCTTGCAGGGAAAAGCATAACAAAAGTATGCTGGCATGAAGAATGTACAGGGAAGAGATTGACTGATCTTTTTACaggtggaattaaaaaaaaaaagtgaaataatattCAACCAGAAAGGACTGAGGAAACCATGTACTAGTTTAAGCTGTTTATCAGTAGCTTATACTTTCTGGTTAATTCTGAGGGAAGAGTCTTGTGAAAACCAGCATTTGTAAAGAGACAGAAAGTGATAATAAAGTAGCCAGGTGAGAGCAGAATCCAGTAGGCTGTTTCAGTATATAATGATTTCTCAGgttttttatctgaattttacTGAGACTTCGAGGTATGCTATGCCCCACCAGACACAAATAGATTCGGAGGAGACACCTGCATGTTTTGAATGTCCCAACTGGaggaaaattatttgcattttgcatttgcacCTCATTTGTCACCAGATAATGTGACATGTAATGTCACATGTAATGACATGTAATGTAAGGTGAATTGCTAATTAAGCTGTGATTCCTGTCTTATCAAATGAGACGTAGACTcacaaagatgattttttttgtagtTAAAGTTTAAGTATTGGTGCTCTTGTGGATTTTCTGCCAGCCTATGTATCACTGAGGGTACTGATGAAGTTGTCATTCTATCTAACCATTTGTTTTCCCAGAACTTCTTGAAATTTAATGTCTTGTAGTGCTGGTTGAAATTGGCCAGTTGGTTGAGAAGTTATTTGGTTTGGTAGTGGGTGTCGGAAGCTGATGGATATGCTCGCAGCTTGATCACCTAAATCTTGTTATTTTAAGAAGGCAGGCCAAAATATATGTCAGTAGATTTCACAAAGCATTTATTCTCATGAAATCATGCTTAAAATTGTATACCTTGAGTTAGTTGGGAATAAGACATTAGCAGATTATTACCTAAGGGACCAATTAATTGTAAAGTCGTCATGATGCATACTAGTATGGAGCTGAGTTGTTCAATTAATTCTTCTAGTGACCTAAAAGAGAGAATAAACATACAGAGATAAATTAAATACTTATTACTGAATACAAGATTATGAGAACTTGCAGCATGGGGGCTGACAAATGTTCCGCAGAACAATGAGAAATCCAACCTACAAAATGTAGAACACATCTGGggggaaaaatctgaaaaaaaaatcagtggggaAGTGGCATCCAAATGTAGCAGTGCTAAAAGCCTTCAAGTTCATCGTTGGTGGGCAGGTAAATAGATGTAACTTTGCAAGGTGATTTGTAATAGAAAATGAAGTCCATGTGATTTTTATGCTTGCAGATAAGGCAGAGGGATATAAATACTATGTCTTACTCTAAGCTCTCTCCTTATTTTCTGTATGACTTGGTAGTGCCACAGAGTAAGTAACTGTCTAGGTGCTTATTGTGTCAGTCTTTCTGATAGCTCAAAAAAACCTAGTCTGATATGTTAGCTCTTTCTAGCTGAGCATGTGGTTTATACAGCTGGCAAAACTGAGGAGCAAACAACGGATTGACAGGAATGCTGCTGCCAGGAAGGGAGGTCCTTCCTCATCACACAGTCCTGGTGCATATAATCCATTGCTTCACTAGAGCCAGCTGGGATATGCATCTGGCTGAAGGCAAACTGATTCAGTCCACTAAAACTGTAGTAGACTAATGCAGCAAAAAATGCTTTGCAGGCTGAAGACTTTGCTCAGATGTGTGGCAGTGCAGTTGAGGAGAGGATTGTATAGCTGGGaatggaaggagggagaggggagaaatccTTGTGCTCTAGCAGGCAAAATGTTAATTCAGCTCAGACCATCTCACGAAAGCAATGCTTTCCTGAAGCAAaagatctgttttttttttcttatggaaaatGTATCATCAGCATTCTCTTGATCATGCTATTGAAACATTGTGTGGGCTTTGGTAAATGTTTCAAAAAGCAGGAGAAGCCATCTGTTAACAAATCTGTAATGCATTGCCAGCCTTTGACTTGTGCAGCTGGAAGCACGAAAACACAGGTTAGATTAAGATCTTGGGATACAGTGAGGAAGAAGGCTGTCCTGCTTAGGTACTTCAGCATTTAGGCACAAGGAGTTCAACAACATTGTCTGTTAATAGAAATATGCTGTGTACAGTGTAGGACTGTGTCAATGtgttcctttgtttttcagagatgGTTCATGTAACTGGTATTACAGTATGTAAGATCTTGTTTGAAGAAGGGATTAGAACTAGGATGAATTAAGAAGAAATGCCTAAAATTAATGGCTTACTTGAATAGACTAATATGGATTCATATCACAGTACATATTCAGTATAGTTTTACATCTTTATTATAAAGGTCTGAAATCTCCTGTATGTCCATTTCtatacagaaatataattttgatGTTCTATATCGGACTGGAGATCATTTAGCATAGATTCCTGGCTTAGACAAGGCCCAAGGTCATCTGCCTCGAGGAATGCGTAAAAATCACTGGGAGCAGATGTGAGAGAGAATCTGTTGTATGAGACAGTCTCATGCTTTGAAGAGTTATTGTCCTTCCCAGGCTGTCTTATATTGGCTGTTAAAGAAGGGAATAACTGGGACTCTTCCATGTTCAGCTGTTCTGATTTTACAAAGAGAAGATTTGAGTTTCTGTATTGAACAGTGTCAGAAAAAACTGAAACATTGATTAGACATTgatgctttattttcagtttgctcTGTTTATTCATGTTCTTGAATTTTTTCAGGAAGATCCAAAAGATTATAGGTGTCTAATATGCTTCTCTGTTTGATATTCTACCTCAGAAACTCATCATTGATGAGAAGAAATACTATCTCTTTGGGAGAAATCCTGATCTGTGCGATTTTACCATTGACCACCAGTCTTGCTCTCGGGTCCATGCTGCCTTGGTCTATCACAAACATCTCAAGAGGGTTTTCCTCATAGATCTAAACAGCAGTAAGTAGTGTGACATTTAACCAGATAGAAGTATGATATTTCAGTGCTTAAACACTTCTGAATCTGAGacgctttttcctttttttgttgtttgcactGTGTGGATAGATGACTATAATCTGAATTAGCATCCTAGTGAAAGATTGGCAAGGGTTAGGAGCAAAGGAGTGTTTGCTGCAGTCAGCTTACATCTGCTTCACTTGGTGTTTAAAACAACATTTCTAGACTCTTAAGAGGCTAAGGGTGAGGAGGAAAGTGACTTGGCCTTCCCTTCACAATTTTAATGAAGCTTTCTCTTCTGAGGGTGGTTTCCCAAGATCTAAAACCTAAAATCAGTGTTTTATCCACTGAGGGAATGATTGCAGACATGGTACATTGGGATCTACAAGAATCCAGAAAGTAAATGGTGTTTGTCATTTATTTCCATGACTTTTTGAGGACTTCTGATGTGTGTTATCGTAGTTTGTGAGATGGTAGGTAAAATGTACATAGCTAATGTTTTCAGCAGTACCTCAGTGACTTGTATCTCAGAGCAACCATGTACAGTTACTGAACTTCTCAAGACTTGAACTCGAATACTGTGAGCCAAAGCTGATGACTAACAgactattttgtattttgatgTTCTCAGCACATGGCACGTTCTTGGGTCATATCCGTTTGGAACCTCACAAACCCCAACAGATACCCATTGACTCCACGGTTTCATTTGGCGCTTCTACACGGGCATACACTCTGCGAGAGAAGCCTCAGACACTGCCATCAGCCGTTAAAGGAGATGAGAAAATGGGCGGTGAAGATGAAGAGCTCAAGGGCTTGCTGGGCCTGCCAGAGGAGGAGACAGAGCTTGACGTGAGTATGATGGCACACTGTACCTAGATGGCATTTCCAGCTAAACAGATCGCATTCCCCACTTGTTTGCTTAGGTTTGGGTTCTTAATTTCTTGGCCTTGAAGATAGTCTGAGGTGTCATCTGCTGGCAGACACACACAAACCATCTCGTTCTGCCATGATAAGCCTGTGATCATGCTGCTTCCCAGAATCAGTGACCTAATAATCCTACTATTCCAATGGTCTCCTCACAAAGGCTTGCCAGGGAGTACGTGTTCTCCAATTAACATTACCCCAGGTCAGGGGTGATTTCCCACACTGTTCCCCACTGCCAGATAACAGTGAATGCTGCCCTGTTTCCTACAGTTAGCTAGTGAAGAGGGAGAAAGCAGTGTGTGTGACATTCACAGGATTGTTGAGGTTCGAAGGGACCTCtcaggatcatctagtccagcccccctgctcaagcagggtcagctggagcaggttgcccaggatcgTGCTCAGTCAAGTTCTGAATATCTCTGCAgacagagactccacaaactctctgggcaacctgttgcagcaCTGGAGCACTCTTTCTTCCTAGGGGTCTAGAGTTGAAGCTAAACACTGTGCTGTGGTCTTTTGATATGCACAATCACATGATTAAATCACACTGCATACACTAGTTGCTTAAACTGTTTTGTCTCCAAATTTGTCATTAGAACCTGACAGAGTTTAATACAGCCCACAACAAAAGAATTTCCACACTAACCATTGAGGAAGGGAATTTGGATATTCAGAGACCAAAGAGAAAACGGAAGAACTCCAGAGTGACATTCAGTGATGATGATGAAATCATCAATCCGGGTAAGTAGTTTGCTTTAATCTTTAGTTGATGTCTTTAAGACCCTCTTTCCAGTATTCTCATATGGATTCCTCATGGCTGCATATGGATAAGGAGAACAGAAATTTGGCAGTCGATATTGGAGATCTGCTATTTCAGAGAAGCTGCCACATTTCTCACTTAAGTCTTTGACCtccctctgtttcttctcttctaccTGTAAAATAACTGCATGATTTGACCAGGACAGGGATATTGCACTCAGCTTCATTCTTCAAAATTCTGTCAGATGTTGGAAGGATCTCATGGGTCCAAAGGAGGAaagtgttttaaatgttttgccTTCTTTAGAATCTCTAAATGGGAGCtgaacttgtttgtttttcatctgtCCCTTAACGCTTTCCTTACCTGTTGCCTAATGGATATTTGTCTCAAGCTCAGAGGTTTTTTGCTACTTGTCTGCATACCTGAAACAAGTCATTCCCATTCAAAATGATGCTTCTGAAGATGTATCCATTTCCTAATTAGTCATTTTTCTCCCTTAGCTGTTTTATATTAATGGCACTCCTATTGATGATATTTTATATGGATAATATTCCTATTAATAAGAGTAGCTTATTAATGAGTATGCATTTTAAAACATAGTCTGGAGCTAGTTTCATTTGGCAGTGTATACCACCCAGAATAACGATTTTGATTTATAAGGTTGTCCAATTTAGTGCTCAGAACATCCTAATGTAAGCAGTCATTCACATtacaaaaaaggtaatttttttagaCTTTCAGAGACTCTACATTGAATTCTTCTGACTCCTCCTTCAAGGTCCCCCAAGGACTTTTGGGGCTAGCTGTTGTGCCTTTGAGCACGTGCAGTGCCTtgtcagcagcagctttcagcccAGAGCTCCAGTCTGTCTGATCAGTGCAAAGTGGCCATCCATCTGTTCCCTTTCCCCATTCTCCATTTGAGTGGAAGACTTTCTTACCAGAATATCTGATGAGCCCACCTTGAGACAAAGCCACTAGGTGTCCCCTTAGCTCCTCTCTTTATTTGGGAGTGCTTGTGCTTACTGAGAGCTACTGGAGCGCTGGCTTTGAGAAGAGAAGGTCCATGTACCAATTCTTCATATAGGTTCCTTTACCTGACAGATGTTATATCTTTTCCTGTATTCTTACTGAAAGCTTCACTGTTCTTGTCTCCACAGAGGATGTGGACCCTTCTGTTGGGCGTTTCAGGAACATGGTACAGACAGCAGTAGTCCCTGTTAAGGTACAGAGTAACTCCCAGCTTTCTAATTATTAATACATTACATTAATGAACTCACTTTATGAATTGCACCTTAGAAACATAATGTTCTATGGTGAAAAGTGTTTTATTGTTAAGCAAAAGTCATGTTCATGTTTCACAATTGTCTTTTTTTAGCAGATTTGACCATTTCTTTTCAAATCCAGCTTTAGCTCTTTTCTTTAATAACACATGGGAtcaatggcaattttttttcctcccaaaaagAAACACTTTCCAGAAATTCAGTATGGTAGTTCTAGGCATCAGTTAAAATTGTGGGAAgtgtggaaaataaaaagtaaacacAAGAGGTTGTTTGTTTAAATCCTGTAAGTGCTGAAGATTTCATAAGGTTGTCTACTAGAACTAGCAGGGCTTAGACTTTGCTCCAAGGTGAGTGTGGTGGCAGTGCTATTTTTAATTTGAGTATGTTAGGAGTAGGGAAGATTTGCAAAACTTTAGGGTAGCTAAGCAACAGTGTAATAGCAATTTTGCTTGTTGCTGGTGTACACTAAATAATGTATGTGGAAAAGATAATTCTACATAAACCCCAGACTGCATGAGAAGATTCAAATGCACAAGAGCTAGGCAAGATCACCCAAGTGATCTAGAAGTTGCAGTTTCTTACTGTGGGGGGAAGGAGGGTCTGTGTTACTGACTGAAGACCTACTTGGTCTTGCGTTCAGGACAAGCTCAAGACTGGCAAGCATGTACAGGAGGTAAAGAGGTGCTCAGACCTGATCTAAGTTAAACCTGAGCTTCAATTTCTGTCACCCCTTCCTGCATTGTGCACCTTTAAGAGTTTATTATTAAGTGGTTTTCAAGGAAACCCAAAAGAAATCTTCTGGGACGAAGACTGGGACATGGTCTGTAACCACTTTATATGTGGCTGGTCTAGGTGCCTTTTTGGGGAAAATGACATTGGCATCCAGTTTaaatagcttgctttttttcttgtagtttgaATAATTCTTTAAATACTTCCATCTACAGAAAAAACGGTTGGAGAATCCAGGCTCATTGACCACAGATGATTCTGCATCACGACGTATGCAAAACTTTCCCTACAGTGGAGGATTATATGGTGGTTTACCTCCAACTCACAATGAGGCAGGTTCCCAATCGCATGGCGTCCATGGGACAGCACTCATTGGTGGTCTGCCAATGCCCTACCCCAATCTTGCCCCAGATGTGGACTTGACTCCTGTTGTGCCCTCAACAGTTAACATGAACCCAGCTCCAAACCCTGCTGTCTTTAATCCTGAAGCTGTGAATGAACCCAAGAAGAAGAAATATGCAAAGGAGGCATGGCCGGGCAAGAAGCCGACCCCTTCCCTACTGATCTGAGTTGGGTTTTGttgaggggagggagggtgggtgggAGTTACGAACTCCAGAAACTGTTTATGTGCagtattgtctttttaaaatttcaatgtCCTAACCAGATGTAAT encodes the following:
- the PPP1R8 gene encoding nuclear inhibitor of protein phosphatase 1: MAANANSAGGGGLSLFECPSWAGKPPPGLHLDVVKGDKLIEKLIIDEKKYYLFGRNPDLCDFTIDHQSCSRVHAALVYHKHLKRVFLIDLNSTHGTFLGHIRLEPHKPQQIPIDSTVSFGASTRAYTLREKPQTLPSAVKGDEKMGGEDEELKGLLGLPEEETELDNLTEFNTAHNKRISTLTIEEGNLDIQRPKRKRKNSRVTFSDDDEIINPEDVDPSVGRFRNMVQTAVVPVKKKRLENPGSLTTDDSASRRMQNFPYSGGLYGGLPPTHNEAGSQSHGVHGTALIGGLPMPYPNLAPDVDLTPVVPSTVNMNPAPNPAVFNPEAVNEPKKKKYAKEAWPGKKPTPSLLI